The following coding sequences are from one Streptomyces sp. NBC_01485 window:
- a CDS encoding type II toxin-antitoxin system RelE family toxin gives MGHVTRFTPHAQRDMLKIPRPDALRILYRLAELQKAMDAGETASFDIKALQGHSARWRLRVGDYRVVYSVEDGQLIVWVLAVGNRRDIYRQVP, from the coding sequence ATGGGGCACGTCACGCGCTTCACGCCGCACGCCCAGCGGGACATGCTCAAGATCCCGCGCCCGGACGCCCTGCGCATCCTTTACCGCCTCGCCGAACTCCAGAAGGCGATGGACGCGGGAGAGACTGCGTCGTTCGACATCAAGGCCCTCCAGGGGCACAGTGCCCGCTGGCGGCTCAGAGTCGGCGACTACCGCGTTGTCTACTCCGTTGAGGACGGCCAGTTGATCGTGTGGGTCCTGGCCGTAGGCAACCGCCGCGACATCTACCGCCAAGTTCCGTAG
- a CDS encoding type II toxin-antitoxin system Phd/YefM family antitoxin: MIEPVIESMADVRSHLADVIDRARREDTPTIITRRGKQEAVVIDIQEYQRLREIAENAEEAWLNQLADEAESEGAEGSVSLEEMAALLRADQG, encoded by the coding sequence ATGATTGAGCCAGTGATCGAATCCATGGCGGATGTCCGCAGTCACCTCGCTGACGTCATCGATCGCGCCCGCCGGGAGGACACCCCGACGATCATCACTCGGCGGGGCAAGCAGGAAGCCGTCGTGATCGACATCCAGGAGTACCAGCGCCTGCGTGAGATCGCGGAGAACGCCGAAGAGGCGTGGCTCAACCAGCTGGCCGACGAAGCCGAGTCCGAGGGTGCGGAGGGGTCGGTCTCGCTCGAAGAGATGGCCGCCTTGCTGCGTGCCGATCAGGGCTGA